In Oncorhynchus mykiss isolate Arlee chromosome 19, USDA_OmykA_1.1, whole genome shotgun sequence, the sequence TAACTTCGGTGCCCGCTGGCAGCAGGGTAGAGGCCGTGGCGGCGTGGCCTCCGTAGGCCGCATGGTGCAACGAAGTATAGCCGTCCTCGTCCTGGCAATGCGCAAGCAAGGGGTCAACCGAGAGCAGCCGCTTGACCGTCGGCAGCttaaagaggcagagagaatatTTGCATTTTAACTGACCTTTATCGAACTCAACATATCATGAAACAGCCGAAAGGCAGATGCATTTCATAAAAATCTGTTCTTGCCTCTGGATTCCCTGAGAGATGGAGATTTAAAGTTATTTCTGCACAGTTTTGACAGGGGGAACAAACAAGAGCTCTAGAGGattatctttctccctcccctccccccttccATTTGTTAAAATCTCACCACCTCTCTGGCTGTGGGCGATACCAGTGAGACACATCATGACACACGCACAAACAAGGACACACACAGTAATCCAAAGCTTACCGCGCTGTTCTGTTCCAATCTTAAGCAAGTGATCTCACAGCTCATGCTCAGTCACTTTTACACCGCAACCACTTTGGATTTGAGCAAACCTTTCTATACATATTGGCCCATGATATCAAACTCTTCCAGTGACGAAGAAAATGGACGTCTCATGATAGGCTGTGGTGTGCAAAATAGGTCAACTATGAGCACCTGATGACCAGCTCCAGGATAGCAGGGTCAACGCCAACACTTGTTGTACACTTTTAATAAAGCTTTTCACGGTCACAGGTCTCTCTGGGTAAACTGCAAATCATTAAGTAAACATTCATTCATAATTCATACTTGTTTCCAGCACTTTTCTTTCCATGACTGGccaaaacttgttttctcatggctctctctcgtccctctgcagcagacatatggtgagcaatatgtttggaatatCAAATCTCAAttaaatcacagtatcgaatcagcAACACATAGAATCGtgcgaatcacaatacatatcatattggcacctaagtatcaTGAAAACATTGTATCgcgaggtccctggcaattcccagccctagtgcGTCACAGTCCCTCTGTTATTCTCCGCCGCCCACAGCATCAGCTCCTCCGGTCTGTCTTTCAGCTTCTCCTCCTTCTGCTGATACcagtcttcacccccccccccccccccccccctcctcctcctcctcgtctccctGCCAGAGGCTGCATGCTCCGCGGGGGATCAGGTGGTCGTGGGTCTTCAGCAGTTCCAGCTGGTTAAAGCGCTCTGGGAACTCGTCCACAATGTACTAACTGCCCATGCACACTCACAGCCAACTCAGTGGCTGCTGATATAGAGAGGAGATATCAGGTCATTTGTATTAATTATCAACAACTTAATTAactgtagagagaaagagagcgatcgAACAACACATCAATATTTATCAACATCGTAATTAGGCTACTGTGAGAAAGACCGACAGCTACTTTTTAGTAAGGGATCCAACATGACAATTCTGAACAATAATATCAAGGTGTAGGTcccgtttcatgagctgaaatagaagatCAGAGATTTCACGTTGAACAAAGGAATATGTGAACATTTTGACTTCTGAATCTAGATATTCACCATGTTCGACAGAACACAAGTATAATGACACCaatgtctgtatcatgtacggttcacAGATCGAAGGGGCTTAGAGGAGGAATGTACAGGTCTAAAAGGGCCTAAAAttgccactttcatcatgattttccCCCAAACttgtttgtgatacaaatgtaaaaatgaTGTCAAACATCCAATGTCTGTgggaattgccagaacaatctgacttaacaaatatatttttggaCTATGCTGGTGTggaatttttatttaactaggcaagtcagttaagaacaaattcttattttcaatgactgcctaggaacagtgggttaactgccttgttcaggggcagaacaacagatttataccttgtcagctcgggatttgaacttgcatccttccggttactagtccaacgctctaaccactatttGTTatttgtgaataactcaccacaggttaatgagaagggtgtgcttgaaaggatgcacataactctgcaatgttgggttgtattggagagtgtctcagtcttaaataattttccacacacagtctgtgcctgtattcgTTGTCATgttagtgagggctgagaatccactctcgcATAGGTAGATGGTTGCAAAGggaatcagtgtcttaacagcgcgatttgccaaggcaagaaactcagAGCGctccctatccagaaatctggcagtggcttctgattaaattacattttcacagaacagcttgttgcaattttgatgaggctctctagttcagatatcggtaagtggactggaggccaGGTATGAAAGGGATGACGAATCctgtttgtgtcgtccgttttgggaaagtacctgcataattgcgcatccagctcactcaggtgcttcactatatcacattatttacattgtccgtaagctcgagttcatttgcacacaaacaatcatacaatgatggaaagacctgtgtgatgtccttgttaatgcagacagaaaagagctccaacttcttaatcatagcctcaattttgtcccgcacattaaATGTAATTGTGGAGAGTCCCTggaatcctagattcagatcattcaggcaagaaaaaacattacccagataggccagtcatgtgagaaaccaACAAAACAAGtgcaagtggtcagacaagtgaaaagtatggtcagtaaagaaaaccttaagctcgtctctcaatttaaaaaaaaacgtgtcaatactttgccccttgataaccagcacacttctgtatgttgtaaaagcgttacatggtcgctgcccatatcattgcataatgcagaaaatacacgagagttcaggggccttgctttaagaaagttaaccattttcactgtagggTCCAAAATGAcattcaagctgtcaggcattcccttgacagcaagagcctctcggtggatgctgcagtggacccaagtggcgttgggagcaactgcttgcaacTGCTTatcactccactatgtctccctgtcatggcttttgcgccatcagtacagataccaacacatcttgaccaccaaagtccatttgatgtcacaaagctgtccagtactttaaaaatatcatatcatgttgtcctggtttccagtggtttgcagaagaggatgtcttccataATTTACCCCCcctaaacgtaacggacatatacgaGGAGCTGTGCGTGGCccgccacatctgttgactcagctgtaacgcatataattcacCGGCTTGTAagtgaagcagtaattgtttcaaaacatctccagccatgtcactgatgcatcgtgaaacagtgttgtttgatggagGCATTGTCTGCATAGTTTTTTTTAGCCTTTctcccagcattgtcccagccatatctgcagtagcaggaagaattaagtcctccacaatagtatggggcttgcctgtcctagccactcggtagctcaccatatcaGACGCTTcaagccccttcttattaatggtgtcTGTTGCTTTTATTTTTTGTCTTACTACTTGACAGTCATCTTTATTCTCACTCCAAAAACTCccttggcttatttttcaaatggtaagattcgtttctaaatgtctgcacaagagtgaaggtttcccgcgagagagtaacgttTAATGTGTTTGAATGtaaattatttgactaggcttcctgtatttgacattgtgttgttatttcgctgaacactagatggtttaattttagtTTTTGCAGcaaaacgaggctactcaggcgagaaaaaaacctcaccaactgtatagccccattggaaaatataaatgtactgtttgaaaatgtgaagatttttttttttttataaaaaataaatatatatcgtTTAAAAAGTATGTTTTGGCGTACCCCCGAAGGCATTTTTGGCTTACCCCCCGACGACATTGCGCGTACCCCAGTTGGGGAATACCTGCTGTAGAGAGTgtgcgagagagaaagaagagagctTGCGTGTCACGAACgtcgtcagggaaatgaccggaccaaggtgcagcatggtgagtGTACATTTCTCTTTattataaatgtcgccaacaaaacagaaacaacaaaaaacgaccgtgacgcttactagggctatacaggccactaacaaagtcaactacccacaaatacccaaaggaaaaaaggctgcctaagtatgatacccaatcagagacaacgatagacagctgtccctgattgagaaccatacccggccaaaacataggaacagaaaacatagaaataaagaaactagaatgcccaccctagtcacaccctggcctacccaaaatagagaataaaagcctctctatggccagggcgtgacagtgcgagagagaaagaaagacataaGAAAAGAGAAAGGGAATAAAATATAGAGTCCTATTGGGCGATTCCATGCCAGCTTGGCCTAAAATATTTTTATATCTCCGATTGTTCTGGCAATTATTAGATAGTAACTTCATTTGGAGGAAGGATGTGCTTTTTTTTGTCGCggggatattatttttgacaacaaaaacaaaatggaGTATGTCCTGATTCTGAAATAAAATTATTCACATTAATTTATTAATCATAAAAAGATAATAGTCATATTTAAAAGCTACCCTTTTTGATTTAGTTAATTTTAAGATAAAATGTTTGGAACAATATACTCTACAGGTAAAtcacatttccagagtgggctctcAGCTAATACTGAAGGTATGATCAATTTATGAgcaccaccaacacagtgaaagggaaaatgtatttaattttatttaatgGAAACTCCCTCTGGTGACTTCCTCTGGTGACCTATAACTTCAATTTCTATGTATAAAATATCATTAAAAGTACCAGAGAGCCTACTTTGGAAATGTGATATGTTTGAAGAGTATATTGTTGCAAACAGTGTCGAAAAATAAGCTAAATCAAATTAGGGTCGTTTTAAGATATTCATATTTATAAATGCTGAATAAAGTGATGAACATTTGTATTTCAGAGTCAAGACATACTCCATATTTGAGAGAACATTATAAGGAGTATATTGACAGCAAAATGTTGTCTGTGTCATGCATGGTTCACAGATCATAGAGCAGGGTTTCCCATAGTCGGTCCTCGGGTCCTCAAAAGGTGCAGGTTTTGCTTTTTGCCCTAGCACATCACAGCTGATTCTAATAATCAACTAATaaaaaaaccaaaacgtgcaccgcTTGAAGGACAGAGTTTGGGGAACGCCGCCATAGAGTCTTACAGGAGACATAGTTCCAAAAACGGCCTAAAACGGACACTTTCATCATAATTctcaaaaaaaaaacgtttttgtgATACACATGTAAAAAGCAtgtcaaacatccttcctccTACTGAAGTTACTATGTGAGAATtaccagaacaatctgagatacatATATTTTCATACTATGCTGGTGTGAAATCGCCCCATTCATTCAAAGTAATTGGTCCCCTTTTGATGTTAGAGAAAGGCCCCTGTAGTCATGGAAATGTTGCATTGAGAGAtgagaagcagagagaaaagaTAATGGCTGTACTAAGCATGAACAACTTGATTACTGAGAGAGACACTAAAGATATAACCTAGGCCTATTTGGGTCATTTGTCCCAATATTTTGTTATCATGTTAATGCACCAATTATATAATCAGGGTAGCCTAGCATAATATCTGAGTTTTCACCCAAATGAAGGCAGTACACAAATGGAAATAAAAGCACATCATGTCAAAAAGCCTATCTGATTAGGTTGTTTTAGTGACTAATGAATTCCCAtttgaagctagccacaataaggatgaGCCACACAATACTGGGTGGGTTCGTAAAGCCACTCtagctatctactctgatttcagagcactctcatccgAGCAGGGTAGCAGGTTTTTGGGCTACTTCTAAGATGCAGTGCAGCCGCTATGGCATTTCTCTTAAAATATGTCGATTTTTATTTAAATATGTAGATATTTCCCTGTGAACTGCTGCTGCCAACTACCAGGCAGTGAGGCAGGCTGctgctgagtgagtgagtggtggGGAGGGCCGGAGGggcgtgtgtgtgttgagagagcaCTGCAGCAGGCAGCTTAGTCCGCTATTGGCTGAGTCACCTGAGTGAGAGGGGACAGAGCAGCATGCACGCATGTCGTGACAACTTTTTTACCAGTTGTCATTGTGGAAACACCtatttttttccataaaa encodes:
- the LOC110498685 gene encoding ankyrin repeat domain-containing protein 49-like; the protein is EDWYQQKEEKLKDRPEELMLWAAENNRGTLPTVKRLLSVDPLLAHCQDEDGYTSLHHAAYGGHAATASTLLPAGTEVNSRTADGWTPLHGACRWGQVATARPAQRWPHSAPPSCLPPWTGLRPHAGVPPIAVLHQGGASEQKLGEGQ